A stretch of the uncultured Desulfobacter sp. genome encodes the following:
- a CDS encoding DMT family transporter — MQTAEIRRLTLPETRDLKSALIPYAALGAAAFFWGASFPAARFAVTLLDPKAVMFCRMAVACLIMAPFARQLKPAVWSVKDLKLVIPMVLLQPCLYFLLESKALTLTTSSQAGVISAAVPLLVALGAWLVLSEKITMKVVFGLVVSMAGVVVLTVQASPVRVGDNPLVGNCLEFGAMACAAGNLLLVKGLSTRYNTWTLTGLQFIAGLIFFSPGIVHLVGAPENFFRLDLIGVLILLGAFASVGAFGLYNWAMARIPASRAAVFINLVPVIAVVLGWTLLGESLSLGQAGGAFLVGFGVLVSQKK; from the coding sequence ATGCAAACGGCAGAAATTAGAAGGCTTACCCTTCCGGAAACCCGAGATTTAAAGTCCGCTTTAATACCCTATGCAGCCCTTGGTGCCGCCGCTTTTTTCTGGGGGGCCTCATTTCCGGCGGCCCGCTTTGCCGTCACTCTGCTTGACCCCAAGGCGGTCATGTTCTGCCGCATGGCGGTTGCCTGTCTGATCATGGCGCCCTTTGCCCGGCAATTGAAACCGGCGGTCTGGTCGGTAAAAGATTTGAAGCTGGTCATTCCCATGGTCCTGCTTCAGCCCTGCCTCTATTTTCTTTTGGAATCCAAAGCACTGACACTGACCACCTCTTCCCAGGCCGGGGTTATTTCGGCGGCGGTACCTTTGTTGGTGGCCCTGGGTGCCTGGCTTGTTTTATCGGAAAAGATCACCATGAAAGTGGTCTTCGGGCTGGTGGTATCAATGGCCGGGGTGGTGGTTTTGACCGTTCAGGCAAGTCCGGTCCGGGTGGGGGATAACCCGTTGGTCGGCAATTGCCTTGAATTTGGCGCCATGGCTTGTGCCGCAGGCAATCTACTTTTGGTTAAAGGTTTAAGCACCCGGTATAATACCTGGACCCTGACTGGGCTTCAATTTATCGCCGGTCTCATCTTTTTTTCTCCGGGAATTGTCCACCTTGTCGGCGCACCTGAAAATTTTTTCCGGCTTGATTTAATCGGGGTGCTGATTCTTTTGGGTGCCTTTGCCTCAGTGGGGGCTTTTGGCTTATATAACTGGGCCATGGCCCGGATACCGGCCAGCCGAGCGGCTGTTTTCATTAACCTGGTACCGGTGATTGCCGTGGTGCTTGGCTGGACTTTGCTTGGCGAATCATTGTCTTTGGGGCAGGCCGGCGGAGCCTTTTTGGTGGGGTTCGGGGTGTTGGTCAGTCAAAAGAAATAA
- a CDS encoding transporter substrate-binding domain-containing protein: MIHKQKKRLKLNGWYLVIVFFICAVILSGLCRGHVWAAPDASKPLTIACYQDYPPYSNVDDQGKPQGLLIDFWQLWAQKNQISVTFSPSPLAQCLEQVKTGRADFMIGLFKSEARSAFMDFSKSLMSVHTNLYIQQDMDIDTIEQLPADIVVGVVKDDFAVSFFQTRYPNVKIQQFPSAKAVLEYAMAGKIKAFALDFPNAVVLMAEHNSLEEFKNLKTLYTEKLRAGVAKGNKELLEKIDRGIAAIPEKELQALYNKWGIAPRPFILQHWGLLAGTVIVLLAGCIVFGIYVFKLKSRIQLMKQAAPSLDMDEWKQLISGGENDTVEFKSSLRWNIKEEKIDKRLEAVVVKTLSAFMNARGGNLFIGINDAGEPVGIEPDYKTFQKKPNQDGFMLKLSDLISKNLGAQSHKFIVSEIQSMAGKEVCRIQVSPSDRPVFVTDQGKEAFYIRAGASSIPLGMSQAHEYISARW; this comes from the coding sequence TTGATTCATAAACAAAAAAAGAGACTCAAGTTAAACGGTTGGTATTTAGTTATTGTTTTTTTTATCTGTGCGGTGATTTTATCCGGTTTATGCCGGGGCCATGTCTGGGCCGCGCCAGACGCTTCAAAACCGTTGACCATTGCCTGTTATCAGGATTATCCGCCCTATTCAAATGTGGATGACCAAGGCAAACCCCAGGGGCTGTTGATTGATTTCTGGCAACTGTGGGCGCAAAAAAATCAGATATCCGTAACCTTTTCCCCGAGTCCTTTAGCCCAGTGCCTGGAGCAGGTTAAAACCGGCCGGGCGGATTTCATGATCGGGCTTTTCAAATCCGAAGCGCGTTCCGCTTTTATGGATTTTTCCAAATCATTGATGTCGGTACATACCAATCTGTATATTCAGCAGGATATGGACATTGATACCATTGAGCAACTGCCTGCCGACATTGTGGTCGGCGTGGTCAAAGATGATTTTGCGGTCTCTTTTTTTCAAACTCGGTATCCAAACGTAAAAATTCAGCAATTCCCCAGTGCCAAAGCCGTCCTGGAATATGCCATGGCAGGAAAAATAAAAGCCTTTGCCTTGGATTTTCCCAATGCGGTAGTGCTGATGGCCGAACACAATTCCCTGGAAGAGTTTAAAAATCTAAAGACACTGTACACTGAAAAACTTAGAGCCGGTGTGGCCAAAGGCAATAAAGAACTTCTGGAAAAAATTGACAGGGGAATTGCAGCCATACCGGAAAAAGAGCTCCAGGCACTGTACAATAAATGGGGGATTGCCCCCAGACCCTTTATTCTGCAGCACTGGGGCCTGCTGGCAGGAACGGTTATTGTGCTGCTTGCAGGCTGCATCGTCTTCGGGATATATGTATTCAAGCTTAAATCCAGAATCCAACTGATGAAACAGGCAGCCCCATCTCTTGATATGGATGAATGGAAACAACTTATTTCAGGCGGAGAAAACGACACGGTGGAATTCAAATCATCCCTTCGCTGGAATATCAAAGAAGAAAAGATTGATAAGCGCCTGGAGGCCGTTGTGGTAAAAACCTTGTCCGCATTTATGAATGCCCGGGGCGGCAACCTGTTCATCGGCATTAACGATGCCGGAGAACCTGTGGGCATTGAACCGGACTACAAAACCTTCCAGAAAAAACCCAATCAAGACGGGTTTATGCTCAAACTCTCCGATCTGATTTCCAAAAACCTGGGCGCCCAGAGCCATAAATTCATTGTATCCGAAATCCAGTCCATGGCGGGCAAAGAGGTGTGCAGGATACAGGTATCGCCTTCGGACCGCCCAGTCTTTGTCA
- the hrpB gene encoding ATP-dependent helicase HrpB, whose translation MANVFNDMENHLVMTRHLENGLSILPDQVKNRPGIADLPVVSVLALLDKALEEKGCALLAAPPGAGKTTLVPLGLMNRPWLKNKKIIMLEPRRLAARACAAHMAALLGETPGQRIGYQVRMERCIGPKTQVEIVTEGILTRRLQSDPGLEGVGLVIFDEFHERHIHGDLALALSLDAAEGFADDLRIAVMSATMDIQALSDLLGNAPVISSQGKTWPVETIYVDPHSQKGTSDTRPGWAGILPACLNTVVKAVDRHDGDILIFLPGAAPIRILAEKLNEKFKQDPFVNIIPLFGSLSFKDQKAAIEPAAPGNRKIVLATPIAETSLTIQGIRVVVDSGLVNQPEFSPGRGMTRLETRPVSKASADQRRGRAGRTAPGTCYRLWPQYVHQGLVPFNRPEILNADLAHLVLELSLWGVRDPSELKWLEMPPSRTVEAAKELLVSLGALDHEGGITAHGREMLTAGIHPRLAHMVLRAKEMGHGFLGCCLCALVEEKDIAGLVQGRRDPDIVLRLEILAKLSQSKTQKSTLSHRERALSILTQARRLAGLFNIRGRDLDMNASGRLLSQAFPDRVAVRRSAGALSFISAKGSGLFFDTENTLSARDFIVAVEVDGQAKNARIFLAAALDRADLENDFSTKLETQDIVEWDQGSGSVKAVRQTLFGRIVVSQKPLPKPNPELVKSAMIRGIKQNGLQALDWQKNTMNFRHRVLFLKNFAKDCPNFAQLPDLGDQKLTDTLSDWLAPFLSGIPSAAGLKHVDLDAAIKALFTWDQLKMVDRHAPTHIRVPSGSNIPIRYADQNGPLASAVLAVRIQEVFGMAATPVIAAGQAPLTLHLLSPASRPVQITSDLEHFWAHTYQEVKKDLMGRYPKHYWPQDPHTAQATARVKPQKHK comes from the coding sequence GTGGCAAACGTTTTTAACGACATGGAGAACCACCTTGTTATGACCCGCCATTTGGAAAACGGCCTTTCAATTCTGCCCGACCAGGTAAAAAATCGTCCCGGCATTGCGGACTTGCCTGTGGTATCGGTGCTGGCACTATTGGACAAAGCCCTGGAAGAAAAAGGGTGTGCCCTGCTTGCAGCCCCGCCGGGTGCCGGAAAGACAACCCTTGTGCCGTTAGGCCTGATGAACCGCCCCTGGCTTAAAAATAAAAAAATCATCATGCTGGAACCCAGACGTCTGGCAGCCCGGGCCTGTGCTGCCCATATGGCAGCGCTTCTCGGGGAAACGCCAGGTCAGCGTATTGGATACCAGGTGCGCATGGAACGATGCATTGGCCCAAAGACCCAGGTAGAGATTGTCACCGAAGGGATTCTCACCCGCAGACTGCAATCTGATCCGGGGCTTGAAGGCGTCGGCCTTGTTATTTTTGATGAATTCCATGAAAGGCATATCCATGGAGACCTGGCCCTGGCCCTGAGCCTTGATGCCGCCGAAGGCTTTGCCGACGACCTGCGCATTGCCGTCATGTCCGCCACCATGGACATCCAGGCGTTGTCCGATCTTCTGGGTAATGCCCCGGTTATTTCATCCCAGGGCAAGACCTGGCCTGTGGAAACCATATATGTGGATCCGCATAGTCAAAAGGGGACATCCGATACCAGGCCCGGATGGGCCGGTATTCTGCCGGCCTGCCTAAATACCGTAGTCAAGGCTGTGGACCGCCATGATGGAGATATTTTAATATTTTTGCCCGGCGCGGCACCCATCCGAATACTTGCAGAAAAACTAAATGAAAAATTTAAGCAAGACCCATTTGTAAACATTATCCCTTTGTTCGGCAGTCTCTCTTTCAAAGACCAGAAAGCCGCCATTGAGCCGGCAGCACCAGGGAACAGAAAAATCGTCCTGGCCACCCCTATTGCAGAGACGTCCCTGACCATCCAGGGTATCCGGGTAGTGGTGGATTCAGGTTTGGTCAACCAGCCGGAATTTTCACCGGGCCGGGGCATGACCCGCTTGGAAACCCGGCCTGTGTCCAAAGCGTCTGCAGACCAACGCCGGGGCCGGGCCGGCCGGACTGCTCCGGGCACCTGCTACCGGCTGTGGCCCCAATATGTGCACCAGGGCCTTGTGCCGTTTAACCGTCCGGAAATCCTCAATGCGGATCTGGCCCACCTGGTCCTTGAACTCTCCCTTTGGGGGGTGCGAGATCCGTCCGAACTCAAGTGGCTGGAGATGCCGCCCTCCCGGACGGTTGAGGCGGCAAAAGAGCTGCTTGTCTCCCTGGGTGCCCTGGATCATGAAGGCGGCATCACGGCCCATGGCCGGGAGATGCTCACGGCGGGCATCCATCCCCGGCTGGCCCATATGGTTCTTCGGGCCAAAGAGATGGGCCACGGCTTCTTAGGGTGCTGTCTGTGCGCTTTGGTTGAAGAAAAAGATATTGCGGGCCTAGTACAAGGACGCCGCGACCCCGATATCGTACTGCGCCTGGAAATACTAGCCAAACTGTCACAATCCAAAACCCAGAAAAGCACCCTCTCCCACCGGGAACGGGCTTTATCCATCCTTACCCAGGCCCGGCGGCTGGCAGGCCTGTTTAATATCCGAGGCCGGGACCTGGATATGAATGCGTCAGGCAGGCTTCTTTCCCAGGCTTTTCCAGACCGGGTGGCAGTAAGACGCAGTGCAGGAGCCCTATCCTTTATTTCGGCCAAAGGCAGCGGTCTCTTTTTTGACACGGAGAATACGTTATCTGCCCGTGATTTTATTGTGGCCGTTGAGGTGGATGGCCAGGCAAAAAATGCGCGTATTTTTCTGGCTGCGGCCCTGGACCGGGCGGATTTGGAAAATGATTTCTCAACGAAACTGGAAACACAGGATATCGTGGAGTGGGATCAGGGGAGCGGTTCGGTAAAAGCGGTCAGGCAAACCCTGTTCGGACGAATCGTTGTCAGCCAAAAGCCGTTACCCAAACCGAATCCTGAACTGGTAAAATCCGCCATGATCCGGGGGATCAAACAAAACGGACTTCAGGCACTTGACTGGCAAAAAAACACAATGAATTTCAGGCACCGGGTACTTTTTTTAAAAAATTTTGCAAAAGACTGCCCCAATTTTGCCCAATTACCTGATTTGGGTGATCAAAAATTGACAGACACACTCTCTGACTGGCTTGCCCCCTTTCTCTCCGGGATACCTTCTGCAGCCGGACTGAAGCATGTGGATTTGGATGCCGCAATAAAAGCGCTTTTCACCTGGGACCAGTTAAAAATGGTCGACCGGCACGCCCCCACCCATATCCGGGTGCCGTCCGGATCTAACATCCCCATCCGGTATGCGGACCAAAACGGACCTTTGGCATCCGCCGTACTTGCTGTCAGAATCCAGGAAGTATTCGGCATGGCGGCCACCCCTGTGATCGCCGCAGGCCAGGCCCCTTTGACCCTTCATCTGCTGTCCCCTGCATCCCGGCCTGTCCAGATCACGAGCGACCTTGAACATTTCTGGGCCCATACCTACCAGGAGGTAAAAAAGGATCTCATGGGACGTTATCCCAAACATTACTGGCCCCAAGATCCGCATACGGCCCAGGCCACGGCCAGGGTTAAACCCCAAAAGCATAAATAA
- a CDS encoding phosphotransferase, with translation MNELSDFQPGEPQFRNFTHWLFEQWGIDFHCLRDDCHIHGSPERTIERAVIQDKNGPLFLLEKYSRDKFNHRHTVARAVNFLNQNGLPQALACIPNQFGQSLPFYGDSCFQVSAFLDGTELKRPDYLASGEMGANFADFLIRLHKASMGIQSIVSGKSFSLPDYISVFMNQVKDNNPGVHAHYLPFVKFLEIRFIPEHDTIPTSFCHGDLHPLNVIWNGNRIKAVIDWEFTGFKPEIFDAANLVGCAGIEDPEGLGMPMVMTFIKELKNANIISQKGWDLFPEYILALRFAWLSEWLRKNDTEMLDLEARYMEILMTHMDELRRIWNKGLAGQ, from the coding sequence TTGAACGAATTATCTGATTTTCAGCCGGGTGAACCTCAGTTCAGGAATTTCACCCATTGGCTTTTTGAACAATGGGGCATTGATTTTCACTGCCTCCGGGATGATTGCCACATCCATGGCAGTCCTGAAAGGACCATTGAACGGGCAGTGATCCAGGATAAAAACGGACCGCTCTTTTTGTTGGAAAAATATTCACGGGATAAATTCAATCATCGTCATACTGTTGCCCGGGCCGTGAATTTCCTCAATCAAAACGGACTGCCCCAGGCACTGGCCTGCATACCGAACCAATTCGGACAAAGCCTGCCCTTTTACGGGGACAGTTGCTTTCAGGTTTCCGCCTTCTTGGACGGCACAGAACTTAAACGGCCCGATTACCTGGCATCCGGGGAGATGGGTGCAAATTTTGCCGATTTTTTAATTCGGCTTCATAAAGCGTCCATGGGTATTCAATCCATTGTCTCCGGGAAATCTTTTTCCCTGCCGGATTATATTTCCGTTTTTATGAACCAGGTTAAAGACAACAATCCAGGAGTCCATGCCCATTACCTGCCCTTTGTCAAATTTCTTGAAATTCGGTTTATCCCCGAGCACGATACGATTCCGACCTCTTTTTGCCACGGGGACCTTCACCCGCTTAATGTGATATGGAACGGAAACCGAATTAAAGCGGTAATTGACTGGGAATTCACCGGATTCAAACCCGAAATTTTTGATGCGGCCAACCTGGTGGGCTGCGCCGGCATCGAAGATCCTGAAGGCCTGGGTATGCCCATGGTCATGACCTTTATCAAAGAGTTAAAAAACGCCAACATCATTTCCCAAAAAGGCTGGGACCTGTTTCCGGAGTATATCCTGGCCCTGCGTTTTGCCTGGCTGTCTGAATGGCTCCGGAAAAATGATACCGAGATGCTGGATCTGGAAGCCCGGTATATGGAAATCCTGATGACCCACATGGACGAGTTGAGACGCATTTGGAACAAGGGGCTGGCCGGCCAGTAG
- the ilvY gene encoding HTH-type transcriptional activator IlvY, with translation MDIRTLELFHHLAGSLHFSRTSQSCNISPSALTRVIQRLETDVGKQLFIRGNRCVELTYAGQVFKKYAEDVLGRFEQLQGELSKDAVLSGQLSLYCSVTAAYSILPSFIPRYRAVHPGVQIYLETGDPAQAIERLMSRDADAVIAALPEKPGGQISFLNMAVSPLVFIGAQHYPDVLVTNDNGGPDWQKFPLILADKGLSRERIDKWFVENAVVPSIYSQVTGHEAIIALVNLGFGIGLVPRLVLEKSPIYRDIVVLDNMPELPPYEIVLCTRDANLSNPRVRALWDIVAGVS, from the coding sequence ATGGATATACGTACCCTTGAATTATTTCACCACTTGGCCGGTTCCCTGCATTTCTCCCGGACAAGCCAGAGTTGCAACATCTCGCCTTCAGCCCTGACCCGGGTGATCCAGCGCCTGGAAACAGATGTGGGAAAGCAACTGTTTATCCGGGGAAACCGCTGTGTGGAACTTACCTATGCCGGGCAGGTTTTTAAAAAATATGCCGAAGATGTGCTTGGCCGGTTTGAACAGCTCCAGGGCGAATTGTCAAAGGATGCCGTCCTGTCCGGCCAGCTCAGCCTTTATTGCTCGGTGACCGCGGCATACAGTATTCTGCCCAGCTTTATCCCCCGCTACCGGGCCGTACACCCCGGCGTTCAGATTTACCTTGAAACAGGAGACCCTGCCCAGGCCATAGAACGCCTGATGAGCCGGGATGCCGATGCCGTCATTGCAGCGTTGCCGGAAAAACCTGGGGGCCAGATCAGTTTTTTGAACATGGCTGTCAGTCCCCTGGTGTTTATCGGGGCCCAACATTATCCTGATGTCCTGGTGACAAACGACAACGGGGGGCCGGACTGGCAAAAATTTCCTTTAATTCTCGCAGACAAAGGCTTAAGCCGGGAGCGTATTGACAAATGGTTCGTTGAAAACGCCGTGGTTCCGAGCATCTATTCTCAGGTCACAGGTCATGAAGCGATTATCGCCCTGGTCAACTTGGGATTCGGTATCGGCCTTGTGCCCCGGCTGGTTCTTGAAAAAAGCCCAATTTACCGGGATATTGTTGTACTGGACAACATGCCGGAACTGCCCCCTTATGAAATAGTTCTTTGCACCCGGGATGCAAATCTTTCCAATCCCCGGGTCCGGGCTCTGTGGGATATCGTTGCCGGGGTGTCTTGA
- a CDS encoding MFS transporter permease → MAQAKKQNIIPKEQAVFWMDKDGVWHNEHGKLEHPKIIKYFNQSIGKDHQGYFLCQTINDVEEKVYFSYEETAVFVVDLVKKDAGIELTLNTLDILALDPEALYIKADALFMETNAHLVKFTQKALAQMSVFLTDTPQGLVFKLGRTQMVIREK, encoded by the coding sequence ATGGCCCAGGCAAAAAAGCAGAACATCATCCCCAAAGAGCAGGCGGTTTTCTGGATGGACAAGGACGGCGTCTGGCACAATGAACACGGGAAGTTGGAACATCCGAAAATTATAAAATATTTCAATCAATCCATTGGAAAAGACCACCAAGGGTACTTTTTATGTCAAACCATAAATGATGTTGAAGAAAAGGTCTATTTTTCTTATGAAGAGACTGCTGTTTTTGTGGTGGATCTTGTTAAAAAAGACGCCGGGATTGAATTGACCTTAAACACCCTTGATATTCTCGCCCTTGATCCTGAAGCGCTTTATATCAAAGCGGATGCTCTTTTTATGGAAACCAACGCCCATCTGGTTAAATTCACCCAGAAAGCTTTGGCGCAGATGTCCGTGTTTTTAACAGATACCCCCCAGGGCCTTGTTTTTAAACTTGGCCGGACACAGATGGTTATTCGTGAGAAGTAA
- the ilvC gene encoding ketol-acid reductoisomerase: MGTNYFNTLPLRLQLEELSQCRFMDPSEFNGVEALKGKKIVIVGCGSQGLHQGLNLRDSGLDVSYTLREAAITGKRQSWKNATENGFAVGSYEEMLPTADLVINLTPDKQHSNVIESVMPLMKKDACLSYSHGFNIVEEGMQIREDLTVIMVAPKSPGTEVREEYKRGFGVPTLIAVHRENDPRGEGLDLAKAYAAGTGGHKAGVLQSSFVAEVKSDLMGEQTILCGVLQTGALLCYDKMMENGMDEGYASKLVQYGWETVTEALKHGGITNMMDRLSNPAKIKAFELSEQLKEIWAPLYNKHMDDIMTGFFSKTMMEDWANDDANLLKWRDQTQDTAFEKSTSQDADIPEQEYFDNGILMVAMIKAGVELAFDTMVSAGIIAESAYYESLHEVPLISNLIARKKLYEMNVVISDTAEYGCYLFAHTAVPMLKEFMAGLGTDVIGKGLTCEDDGVDNIRLIQVNDAIRNHPVEIVGKKLRGYMGAMKALR; this comes from the coding sequence ATGGGCACCAACTATTTTAACACCCTGCCATTACGGCTGCAACTTGAAGAACTCTCCCAGTGCCGTTTCATGGACCCTTCGGAATTCAACGGGGTTGAGGCTCTCAAGGGGAAAAAAATTGTGATTGTGGGATGCGGATCACAGGGCCTGCACCAGGGGCTCAATTTAAGAGACAGCGGTCTGGATGTATCCTATACGTTAAGGGAAGCTGCTATCACCGGGAAACGCCAGTCCTGGAAAAATGCCACGGAAAACGGTTTTGCCGTGGGTTCCTATGAAGAGATGCTGCCCACAGCGGATCTGGTCATCAACCTGACCCCGGACAAACAGCACTCCAATGTCATTGAATCGGTCATGCCTTTGATGAAAAAGGATGCCTGCCTTTCCTATTCCCACGGGTTCAATATTGTTGAAGAAGGCATGCAGATCAGAGAGGACCTCACTGTTATCATGGTGGCGCCCAAATCCCCGGGGACTGAAGTCAGAGAAGAGTACAAAAGAGGGTTTGGCGTACCTACCCTGATTGCCGTGCACCGGGAAAACGATCCCAGAGGCGAGGGGCTTGATCTTGCCAAAGCCTATGCGGCCGGCACAGGCGGCCATAAAGCCGGTGTGCTACAGTCCTCATTTGTTGCCGAAGTGAAATCGGATCTCATGGGCGAGCAGACCATTTTATGCGGGGTGCTGCAGACCGGTGCTTTGCTGTGTTATGACAAAATGATGGAAAACGGTATGGATGAAGGATATGCATCCAAACTGGTTCAGTATGGCTGGGAAACCGTGACCGAAGCGTTGAAACATGGCGGTATCACCAACATGATGGACCGGCTGTCCAATCCGGCTAAAATCAAGGCCTTTGAATTGAGCGAACAGCTCAAGGAGATCTGGGCACCGTTGTACAACAAGCACATGGACGACATCATGACCGGTTTTTTCTCAAAGACCATGATGGAAGACTGGGCCAATGATGACGCCAACCTGCTTAAATGGCGTGACCAGACCCAGGATACGGCCTTTGAAAAATCAACGTCCCAGGACGCGGACATCCCGGAACAGGAATATTTTGACAACGGTATTCTCATGGTGGCCATGATCAAGGCCGGCGTGGAATTAGCCTTTGATACCATGGTATCTGCCGGCATTATTGCCGAATCCGCCTATTACGAATCCCTGCATGAGGTGCCCCTGATTTCCAACCTCATTGCCAGGAAAAAATTGTATGAAATGAACGTGGTGATTTCAGATACGGCTGAATACGGCTGTTATCTGTTTGCCCATACCGCAGTTCCTATGCTAAAAGAGTTCATGGCAGGCTTGGGTACCGATGTGATCGGTAAAGGCCTGACTTGTGAAGATGACGGCGTGGATAATATTCGTTTGATCCAGGTCAACGATGCCATCCGGAACCATCCTGTGGAAATTGTGGGTAAAAAACTGCGTGGATATATGGGTGCCATGAAAGCCTTGCGTTAA
- a CDS encoding AraC family transcriptional regulator has protein sequence MRPKTDVRYYRDKALPGIDVCRVVKSRHHFPDHFHDDLYIVSMITSGHCYCLGKGRQEEVSEPGTVTLINPGQIHTGAPADERPLDYALCYFSLKAMADLASNFMSGGLPEFSVSILNEPVLTAMVRHLLVTMMESPDSLEKEALLVSTLHFLLSKYGVTGTLVAEDRPRGCHCVKEAKRLLASDLDQKLSLDRVARRVGVSRFHFLRIFKENAGISPHHYRTFKRIELSKKLLSQGMLPAQVAFETGFVDQSHFSNTFRRYVGATPRQYLA, from the coding sequence ATGAGACCCAAGACCGATGTCAGATATTACAGGGATAAGGCCTTGCCGGGAATTGACGTTTGCCGGGTGGTTAAAAGCCGTCACCATTTCCCGGACCATTTCCATGATGATTTGTATATTGTCAGCATGATTACATCCGGTCATTGCTATTGTCTGGGAAAAGGACGGCAGGAAGAGGTGTCCGAGCCGGGAACGGTAACCTTGATTAATCCCGGACAGATCCATACCGGTGCCCCTGCTGACGAACGGCCCCTGGACTATGCGTTGTGTTATTTTTCACTTAAAGCCATGGCCGACCTGGCATCCAATTTCATGTCGGGTGGTCTTCCGGAGTTCTCGGTATCTATTCTAAATGAGCCTGTGCTCACCGCCATGGTGCGGCATCTGTTGGTTACCATGATGGAAAGCCCTGACAGCCTGGAAAAGGAGGCTCTACTGGTTTCAACGTTGCATTTTCTCCTTTCAAAATACGGGGTAACCGGAACGTTGGTTGCAGAAGACAGGCCCCGGGGGTGTCATTGTGTAAAAGAGGCCAAAAGGCTTCTTGCTTCCGATCTAGATCAAAAGCTCTCTTTGGACCGGGTGGCAAGGCGTGTGGGAGTGAGCCGGTTTCATTTTCTGCGGATTTTTAAGGAAAATGCTGGTATTTCTCCTCACCACTACCGGACCTTTAAGCGGATTGAATTGTCAAAAAAACTTTTGTCCCAGGGCATGCTGCCTGCCCAGGTCGCCTTTGAGACCGGATTTGTCGACCAGAGTCACTTTTCAAATACCTTTCGCCGGTATGTGGGGGCTACGCCAAGGCAGTATCTGGCATGA
- a CDS encoding EFR1 family ferrodoxin (N-terminal region resembles flavodoxins. C-terminal ferrodoxin region binds two 4Fe-4S clusters.): MKIKSVRCVCFSPTGTTKTIAESITQGINSEIIEIIDITKRSQRNGQLLLSQDDIVILATPVYYGRVPEEILPYLTSLKASQTPVVLVAVYGNRAFEDALKELHDIAIDAEFIPIAGGAFVAEHSYSSNDYPIAQNRPDESDIRKAQEFGAAIRKKLQNVESSTYLTAVTIPGQSPYIEPVNLNMIKEARSIVALTPETDASKCTKCGQCADVCPTGAISPEDVTQTDRWQCLICFACVKICPEEARQMIEPNFQSAIQALHQNCQDRKEPEIFL, translated from the coding sequence ATGAAAATTAAATCAGTTCGTTGTGTATGCTTCTCTCCAACTGGAACAACAAAAACAATTGCAGAAAGTATTACTCAGGGCATTAATTCTGAAATTATTGAAATAATAGATATAACTAAAAGGTCGCAACGCAATGGACAACTATTATTAAGCCAAGACGATATTGTTATTCTTGCCACTCCAGTATATTACGGTCGTGTACCAGAAGAAATTTTGCCATATTTAACTTCATTAAAAGCGTCGCAGACTCCTGTTGTGCTTGTTGCAGTATATGGAAACAGAGCATTTGAAGATGCCCTCAAAGAATTACATGATATCGCGATTGATGCTGAATTTATTCCAATAGCTGGAGGCGCCTTTGTTGCCGAGCATTCGTATTCCTCAAACGATTATCCGATTGCACAAAATCGTCCTGATGAAAGCGATATCCGAAAAGCGCAGGAATTTGGTGCTGCGATCCGAAAAAAACTTCAAAATGTGGAATCATCAACGTATTTAACAGCTGTTACAATTCCCGGCCAGTCGCCCTATATCGAGCCTGTGAATCTGAATATGATAAAAGAAGCGCGATCGATTGTAGCACTAACTCCGGAAACAGACGCATCAAAATGCACAAAGTGTGGACAATGTGCCGACGTGTGTCCGACCGGAGCAATTTCCCCTGAAGATGTAACGCAGACAGATAGGTGGCAATGTCTTATATGTTTTGCATGTGTGAAAATCTGTCCAGAAGAAGCAAGGCAAATGATCGAACCGAATTTTCAATCCGCGATTCAAGCACTACATCAAAATTGCCAAGATAGAAAAGAACCGGAAATATTTTTATAA